A window of the Sphingomonas piscis genome harbors these coding sequences:
- a CDS encoding 50S ribosomal protein L23, protein MAKQPTTTVDNRHYDIVLAPHITEKSTMLSEQNAVVFKVAGGASKPEIKAAVEALFGVTVTGVNTMVTKGKTKRWKGQAYRRSDSKKAIVTLAEGQSIDITSGI, encoded by the coding sequence ATGGCTAAGCAGCCGACCACGACGGTGGACAACCGTCACTACGATATCGTGCTTGCCCCGCACATCACCGAGAAGTCGACCATGCTCTCCGAGCAGAATGCGGTCGTGTTCAAGGTGGCGGGCGGCGCCTCCAAGCCGGAGATCAAGGCCGCGGTGGAGGCGTTGTTCGGCGTCACCGTGACCGGCGTCAACACGATGGTCACCAAGGGCAAGACCAAGCGCTGGAAGGGTCAGGCCTATCGCCGGTCCGACTCCAAGAAGGCGATCGTGACCCTGGCCGAGGGCCAGTCGATCGACATCACGAGCGGGATCTAA
- the rplB gene encoding 50S ribosomal protein L2 produces MALKQYKPTSPSRRGLVLVDKSSLWKGKPVKALTEGKRKTGGRNNKGHVTSRGIAGGHKQKYRIIDFKRRTWDVAATVERLEYDPNRSAFIALVTYEGGEQAYILAPQRLAPGDKVIAGRKVDVKPGNAMEIGQMPVGTIVHNVELKPGKGGQIARAAGTYVQVVGRDKGMVIVRLNSGEQRYVRADCMATVGAVSNPDNGNQTFAKAGRTRWMGRRPLTRGVAKNPVDHPHGGGEGRTSGGRHPVTPWGKPTKGARTRHNKATDKFIIRSRHAKKKG; encoded by the coding sequence ATGGCTCTCAAACAATATAAGCCGACATCGCCGTCGCGGCGTGGCCTGGTCCTCGTCGACAAGTCGTCGCTTTGGAAGGGCAAGCCCGTCAAGGCGCTGACCGAAGGCAAGCGCAAGACGGGCGGCCGCAACAACAAGGGTCATGTGACCTCGCGCGGCATCGCGGGCGGCCACAAGCAGAAGTATCGCATCATCGACTTCAAGCGCCGGACCTGGGACGTCGCTGCGACCGTCGAGCGGCTCGAATACGACCCCAACCGGTCGGCGTTCATCGCGCTGGTCACCTACGAAGGTGGTGAGCAGGCCTACATCCTGGCCCCGCAGCGTCTGGCGCCGGGCGACAAGGTCATCGCAGGCCGCAAGGTCGACGTGAAGCCGGGCAACGCGATGGAGATCGGCCAGATGCCGGTCGGCACCATCGTCCACAACGTCGAGCTGAAGCCCGGCAAGGGTGGCCAGATTGCGCGTGCCGCCGGCACCTATGTGCAGGTCGTCGGCCGCGACAAGGGCATGGTTATCGTCAGGCTCAATTCAGGCGAGCAGCGCTATGTGCGCGCCGACTGCATGGCGACGGTGGGTGCCGTGTCCAACCCGGACAACGGCAACCAGACCTTCGCCAAGGCCGGTCGCACCCGCTGGATGGGCCGCCGTCCGCTGACCCGCGGCGTCGCCAAGAACCCGGTCGACCACCCGCACGGCGGTGGTGAAGGCCGGACCTCGGGCGGCCGTCACCCGGTCACTCCGTGGGGCAAGCCGACCAAGGGCGCCCGCACTCGTCACAACAAGGCTACGGACAAGTTCATCATCCGCAGCCGCCACGCGAAGAAGAAGGGTTAA